From the genome of Gracilinanus agilis isolate LMUSP501 chromosome 2, AgileGrace, whole genome shotgun sequence, one region includes:
- the DDX56 gene encoding probable ATP-dependent RNA helicase DDX56 isoform X2 yields the protein MADSEVLGFQHMGLDQRLLQAIAEQGWARPTLIQEKAIPLALEGKDLLARARTGSGKTAAYAIPLLQHLLHRKATGPVVEQAIRGLVLVPTKELARQAQTMIRQLTAYCSRDVRVVDVSASEDFAFQRPLLMEKPDVVVGTPSRVLSHLLQGNLNLRDSLELLVMDEADLLFSFGFEEELKTLLCHLPRIYQAFLMSATFNEDVQALKELVLHNPVTLKLQESQLPGPDQLQQFQVVCETEEDKFLLLYALLKLSLLRGKSLLFVNTLERGYRLRLFLEQFSIPACVLNGELPLRSRASDTESGVARGIDFHNVTAVLNFDLPPSPEAYIHRAGRTARANNPGTALTFVLPTERSQLKEIEEALGGENAESMFLPYQFRMEEIEGFRYRCRDAMRSVTKQAIREARLKEIKEELLHSEKLKTYFEDNPRDLQLLRHDRPLHPAVVKPHLGHVPDYLVPPTLRGIARPHSKRKRNRPFTSLRKLKTPRTQNPLRSFKYTRKKQRTSAPSAKHS from the exons ATGGCGGATTCTGAAGTGCTTGGCTTCCAGCACATGGGACTGGATCAACGGCTCTTGCAG GCCATAGCAGAGCAGGGTTGGGCCCGGCCCACGCTTATCCAAGAGaaggcaattccactggctttggAGGGGAAGGACCTCTTGGCCCGAGCTCGCACCGGTTCAGGGAAGACCGCCGCTTATGCCATCCCGCTCCTGCAGCATCTGCTTCATAGGAAGGCG ACAGGACCAGTTGTGGAACAAGCTATTCGAGGCCTTGTCCTTGTACCCACCAAGGAGTTGGCACGGCAGGCACAGACCATGATCCGTCAGCTGACAGCATATTGTTCCCGGGATGTTCGTGTGGTTGATGTGTCAGCTTCAGAGGACTTTGCTTTTCAAAG GCCCTTGCTAATGGAGAAGCCAGATGTGGTAGTAGGCACACCATCACGGGTGCTAAGTCATCTGCTGCAAGGCAACTTGAATTTACGTGATTCCTTGGAGCTGCTTGTAATGGATGAGGCCGACttgcttttttcctttggctttgaAGAAGAGCTTAAGACCCTTCTTTG TCACTTGCCCCGAATATACCAGGCCTTCCTCATGTCTGCTACTTTTAATGAAGATGTAcaggccctcaaggagcttgtattgCATAATCCG GTAACTCTGAAGTTGCAAGAATCTCAGCTTCCAGGACCAGACCAGCTGCAGCAGTTTCAAGTCGTTTGTGAGACGGAGGAGGACAAATTCCTTTTACTCTATGCCCTGCTAAAACTGTCTTTGTTGCGGGGCAAATCACTACTCTTTGTTAACACCTTAGAACGAGGTTACCGACTTCGACTTTTCCTGGAGCAGTTCAGCATTCCTGCCTGTGTGCTCAATGGAGAACTGCCTCTGCGTTCCAG GGCCTCTGATACAGAATCTGGTGTGGCACGTGGCATTGACTTCCACAATGTGACAGCTGTGCTCAATTTTGATCTCCCACCTTCCCCTGAGGCCTATATTCATCGAGCTGGCAG GACTGCACGTGCTAACAACCCAGGAACAGCCCTGACATTTGTGCTGCCCACAGAACGTTCCCAGCTCAAAGAAATTGAGGAGGCCCTTGGAGGAG AAAATGCAGAGTCCATGTTTCTTCCCTACCAATTTCGAATGGAGGAGATTGAGGGTTTCCGATACCGTTGCCGG GATGCCATGCGTTCTGTGACTAAACAAGCCATTCGGGAAGCAAGACTGAAGGAGATTAAAGAGGAGCTTCTGCACTCAGAGAAGCTCAAG ACCTACTTTGAGGATAACCCTAGAGATTTACAGCTCTTACGACATGATCGGCCCCTGCACCCAGCAGTAGTGAAGCCCCATCTTGGCCATGTTCCTGACTACTTGG TCCCCCCTACACTTCGTGGCATTGCCCGCCCTCACAGCAAGCGGAAGCGGAACAGACCCTTCACCTCCCTCAGGAAATTAAAG ACCCCAAGGACACAAAACCCTCTGCGAAGCTTCAAGTATACCAGGAAGAAGCAAAGGACCTCAGCCCCTTCAGCTAAGCACTCCTGA
- the DDX56 gene encoding probable ATP-dependent RNA helicase DDX56 isoform X1 — translation MADSEVLGFQHMGLDQRLLQAIAEQGWARPTLIQEKAIPLALEGKDLLARARTGSGKTAAYAIPLLQHLLHRKATGPVVEQAIRGLVLVPTKELARQAQTMIRQLTAYCSRDVRVVDVSASEDFAFQRPLLMEKPDVVVGTPSRVLSHLLQGNLNLRDSLELLVMDEADLLFSFGFEEELKTLLCHLPRIYQAFLMSATFNEDVQALKELVLHNPVTLKLQESQLPGPDQLQQFQVVCETEEDKFLLLYALLKLSLLRGKSLLFVNTLERGYRLRLFLEQFSIPACVLNGELPLRSRCHIISQFNQGFYDCVIATDEEVLGAPFKGKRRGQGSKGERASDTESGVARGIDFHNVTAVLNFDLPPSPEAYIHRAGRTARANNPGTALTFVLPTERSQLKEIEEALGGENAESMFLPYQFRMEEIEGFRYRCRDAMRSVTKQAIREARLKEIKEELLHSEKLKTYFEDNPRDLQLLRHDRPLHPAVVKPHLGHVPDYLVPPTLRGIARPHSKRKRNRPFTSLRKLKTPRTQNPLRSFKYTRKKQRTSAPSAKHS, via the exons ATGGCGGATTCTGAAGTGCTTGGCTTCCAGCACATGGGACTGGATCAACGGCTCTTGCAG GCCATAGCAGAGCAGGGTTGGGCCCGGCCCACGCTTATCCAAGAGaaggcaattccactggctttggAGGGGAAGGACCTCTTGGCCCGAGCTCGCACCGGTTCAGGGAAGACCGCCGCTTATGCCATCCCGCTCCTGCAGCATCTGCTTCATAGGAAGGCG ACAGGACCAGTTGTGGAACAAGCTATTCGAGGCCTTGTCCTTGTACCCACCAAGGAGTTGGCACGGCAGGCACAGACCATGATCCGTCAGCTGACAGCATATTGTTCCCGGGATGTTCGTGTGGTTGATGTGTCAGCTTCAGAGGACTTTGCTTTTCAAAG GCCCTTGCTAATGGAGAAGCCAGATGTGGTAGTAGGCACACCATCACGGGTGCTAAGTCATCTGCTGCAAGGCAACTTGAATTTACGTGATTCCTTGGAGCTGCTTGTAATGGATGAGGCCGACttgcttttttcctttggctttgaAGAAGAGCTTAAGACCCTTCTTTG TCACTTGCCCCGAATATACCAGGCCTTCCTCATGTCTGCTACTTTTAATGAAGATGTAcaggccctcaaggagcttgtattgCATAATCCG GTAACTCTGAAGTTGCAAGAATCTCAGCTTCCAGGACCAGACCAGCTGCAGCAGTTTCAAGTCGTTTGTGAGACGGAGGAGGACAAATTCCTTTTACTCTATGCCCTGCTAAAACTGTCTTTGTTGCGGGGCAAATCACTACTCTTTGTTAACACCTTAGAACGAGGTTACCGACTTCGACTTTTCCTGGAGCAGTTCAGCATTCCTGCCTGTGTGCTCAATGGAGAACTGCCTCTGCGTTCCAG GTGCCACATCATCTCACAGTTCAACCAAGGCTTCTACGATTGTGTTATTGCAACTGATGAAGAAGTGCTGGGGGCCCCCTTTAAAGGCAAGCGTCGGGGCCAAGGATCCAAAGGAGAGAG GGCCTCTGATACAGAATCTGGTGTGGCACGTGGCATTGACTTCCACAATGTGACAGCTGTGCTCAATTTTGATCTCCCACCTTCCCCTGAGGCCTATATTCATCGAGCTGGCAG GACTGCACGTGCTAACAACCCAGGAACAGCCCTGACATTTGTGCTGCCCACAGAACGTTCCCAGCTCAAAGAAATTGAGGAGGCCCTTGGAGGAG AAAATGCAGAGTCCATGTTTCTTCCCTACCAATTTCGAATGGAGGAGATTGAGGGTTTCCGATACCGTTGCCGG GATGCCATGCGTTCTGTGACTAAACAAGCCATTCGGGAAGCAAGACTGAAGGAGATTAAAGAGGAGCTTCTGCACTCAGAGAAGCTCAAG ACCTACTTTGAGGATAACCCTAGAGATTTACAGCTCTTACGACATGATCGGCCCCTGCACCCAGCAGTAGTGAAGCCCCATCTTGGCCATGTTCCTGACTACTTGG TCCCCCCTACACTTCGTGGCATTGCCCGCCCTCACAGCAAGCGGAAGCGGAACAGACCCTTCACCTCCCTCAGGAAATTAAAG ACCCCAAGGACACAAAACCCTCTGCGAAGCTTCAAGTATACCAGGAAGAAGCAAAGGACCTCAGCCCCTTCAGCTAAGCACTCCTGA